One Dromiciops gliroides isolate mDroGli1 chromosome 3, mDroGli1.pri, whole genome shotgun sequence DNA segment encodes these proteins:
- the VRK3 gene encoding inactive serine/threonine-protein kinase VRK3 isoform X2, with amino-acid sequence MKPAGNSRRRRPGTPPARAQCPGGAGDAHATPASEVATNSPARMIRFCPGCRGQIKPSFTFCPYCGEVLPQKDDPGSGSSPEECGTAGKVPRKKRTRRSQGVQRKKLKWPTPVTPPPTTPPRPQERVGPEASPSFLGKARGQDAHPKQKPVKILSPASVGKLKVLTDKDGQSWSLGAPVPSSENGMLFEAVSASETTFPKQRFSLKLDLKSGRLFHEQNFFQRAVKEKEVHKWKKSHLIPFLAVPACTSFGLHQDTYRFLVFPDLGRSLQSILDDRPRSVLTEKTGLHILFRLVDALEFIHENEYVHGNVSTENIFVNPDTLGQVTLAGYSFVFRYCPGGNHVPYVEQKRAPHQGTLEFISLDLHKGTDPSRRSDMQALGYCLLKWLHGALPWTSQLPDAQAVMRQKERFLSNVAELLRHCCGQRKPPEALQAYLDTVMALRYEEKPNYRMLQTVLMSALEKYHTVPYASITF; translated from the exons ATGAAGCCCGCGGGGAATTCCCGGAGGCGTAGGCCTGGGACGCCCCCCGCGCGTGCGCAGTGCCCCGGCGGAGCTGGCGATGCGCACGCAACCCCGGCCTCCGAAGTGGCTACGAACAGCCCGGCCAG AATGATCCGCTTCTGCCCGGGGTGCCGGGGGCAGATCAAGCCATCCTTCACCTTCTGCCCGTACTGCGGAGAGGTCCTGCCACAGAAGGATGATCCTGGCAGCGGCAGCTCCCCAGAGGAGTGCGGGACGGCCGGAAAAG TCCCCAGGAAGAAAAGGACCCGCCGAAGCCAAGGggtccagaggaaaaaactgaagtGGCCCACGCctgtcaccccaccccccaccacccccccGCGACCCCAGGAGAGAGTTGGGCCAGAAGCATCCCCCAGCTTCCTGGGGAAGGCCAGAG GCCAGGATGCCCACCCGAAACAGAAGCCTGTCAAAATATTGTCCCCGGCGTCTGTCGGGAAGCTCAAGGTGCTGACAGACAAGGATGGCCAAAGCTGGAGCCTGGGGGCACCGGTGCCCAGCAGCGAGAACGGGATGCTCTTTGAAG CCGTGTCGGCCTCTGAAACCACCTTTCCGAAGCAAAGATTTTCCCTCAAACTA GACTTGAAAAGTGGACGCCTCTTCCATGAGCAGAACTTCTTCCAGAGAGcagtgaaggagaaagaag TGCACAAATGGAAGAAGTCACACCTCATACCCTTCTTGGCTGTGCCAGCATGCACCAGCTTCGGCCTGCACCAGGACACCTATAG GTTCCTCGTGTTCCCCGACCTGGGAAGAAGCCTTCAGTCCATACTGGATGACCGCCCCAGGAGCGTTCTGACAGAGAAGACGGGGCTTCACATCCTGTTCAGATTG GTGGACGCCCTGGAATTCATCCATGAGAATGAGTACGTCCATGGTAACGTCTCCACAGAGAACATCTTTGTGAATCCGGACACTCTCGGCCAG GTCACCCTGGCTGGCTACAGCTTTGTGTTCCGCTACTGCCCGGGGGGGAACCACGTGCCGTATGTGGAGCAAAAAAGAGCCCCTCACCAAGGAACCCTGGAATTCATCAGCCTGGATCTGCACAAGGGCACAG ATCCCTCGCGCCGGAGCGACATGCAGGCCCTCGGCTATTGTCTTCTGAAGTGGCTCCACGGGGCCCTGCCCTGGACCAGTCAGCTTCCCGATGCTCAGGCAGTCATGAGGCAGAAGGAGAG GTTCCTGAGCAATGTGGCTGAGCTCCTGAGGCACTGCTGTGGCCAAAGAAAGCCCCCAG AAGCTCTGCAGGCCTACCTGGACACAGTGATGGCTCTCCGGTATGAAGAGAAGCCCAACTACAGGATGCTGCAGACAGTCTTGATGTCAGCTCTTGAAAAATACCACACTGTACCCTACGCCTCCATCACCTTCTAG
- the VRK3 gene encoding inactive serine/threonine-protein kinase VRK3 isoform X5, whose product MIRFCPGCRGQIKPSFTFCPYCGEVLPQKDDPGSGSSPEECGTAGKVPRKKRTRRSQGVQRKKLKWPTPVTPPPTTPPRPQERVGPEASPSFLGKARGQDAHPKQKPVKILSPASVGKLKVLTDKDGQSWSLGAPVPSSENGMLFEAVSASETTFPKQRFSLKLDLKSGRLFHEQNFFQRAVKEKEVHKWKKSHLIPFLAVPACTSFGLHQDTYRFLVFPDLGRSLQSILDDRPRSVLTEKTGLHILFRLVDALEFIHENEYVHGNVSTENIFVNPDTLGQVTLAGYSFVFRYCPGGNHVPYVEQKRAPHQGTLEFISLDLHKGTDPSRRSDMQALGYCLLKWLHGALPWTSQLPDAQAVMRQKERFLSNVAELLRHCCGQRKPPEALQAYLDTVMALRYEEKPNYRMLQTVLMSALEKYHTVPYASITF is encoded by the exons ATGATCCGCTTCTGCCCGGGGTGCCGGGGGCAGATCAAGCCATCCTTCACCTTCTGCCCGTACTGCGGAGAGGTCCTGCCACAGAAGGATGATCCTGGCAGCGGCAGCTCCCCAGAGGAGTGCGGGACGGCCGGAAAAG TCCCCAGGAAGAAAAGGACCCGCCGAAGCCAAGGggtccagaggaaaaaactgaagtGGCCCACGCctgtcaccccaccccccaccacccccccGCGACCCCAGGAGAGAGTTGGGCCAGAAGCATCCCCCAGCTTCCTGGGGAAGGCCAGAG GCCAGGATGCCCACCCGAAACAGAAGCCTGTCAAAATATTGTCCCCGGCGTCTGTCGGGAAGCTCAAGGTGCTGACAGACAAGGATGGCCAAAGCTGGAGCCTGGGGGCACCGGTGCCCAGCAGCGAGAACGGGATGCTCTTTGAAG CCGTGTCGGCCTCTGAAACCACCTTTCCGAAGCAAAGATTTTCCCTCAAACTA GACTTGAAAAGTGGACGCCTCTTCCATGAGCAGAACTTCTTCCAGAGAGcagtgaaggagaaagaag TGCACAAATGGAAGAAGTCACACCTCATACCCTTCTTGGCTGTGCCAGCATGCACCAGCTTCGGCCTGCACCAGGACACCTATAG GTTCCTCGTGTTCCCCGACCTGGGAAGAAGCCTTCAGTCCATACTGGATGACCGCCCCAGGAGCGTTCTGACAGAGAAGACGGGGCTTCACATCCTGTTCAGATTG GTGGACGCCCTGGAATTCATCCATGAGAATGAGTACGTCCATGGTAACGTCTCCACAGAGAACATCTTTGTGAATCCGGACACTCTCGGCCAG GTCACCCTGGCTGGCTACAGCTTTGTGTTCCGCTACTGCCCGGGGGGGAACCACGTGCCGTATGTGGAGCAAAAAAGAGCCCCTCACCAAGGAACCCTGGAATTCATCAGCCTGGATCTGCACAAGGGCACAG ATCCCTCGCGCCGGAGCGACATGCAGGCCCTCGGCTATTGTCTTCTGAAGTGGCTCCACGGGGCCCTGCCCTGGACCAGTCAGCTTCCCGATGCTCAGGCAGTCATGAGGCAGAAGGAGAG GTTCCTGAGCAATGTGGCTGAGCTCCTGAGGCACTGCTGTGGCCAAAGAAAGCCCCCAG AAGCTCTGCAGGCCTACCTGGACACAGTGATGGCTCTCCGGTATGAAGAGAAGCCCAACTACAGGATGCTGCAGACAGTCTTGATGTCAGCTCTTGAAAAATACCACACTGTACCCTACGCCTCCATCACCTTCTAG
- the VRK3 gene encoding inactive serine/threonine-protein kinase VRK3 isoform X3, whose product MSLPGRAFCALWLAMTNKRVSQKTRSRTYWRSSSLRRMIRFCPGCRGQIKPSFTFCPYCGEVLPQKDDPGSGSSPEECGTAGKVPRKKRTRRSQGVQRKKLKWPTPVTPPPTTPPRPQERVGPEASPSFLGKARGQDAHPKQKPVKILSPASVGKLKVLTDKDGQSWSLGAPVPSSENGMLFEAVSASETTFPKQRFSLKLDLKSGRLFHEQNFFQRAVKEKEVHKWKKSHLIPFLAVPACTSFGLHQDTYRFLVFPDLGRSLQSILDDRPRSVLTEKTGLHILFRLVDALEFIHENEYVHGNVSTENIFVNPDTLGQVTLAGYSFVFRYCPGGNHVPYVEQKRAPHQGTLEFISLDLHKGTDPSRRSDMQALGYCLLKWLHGALPWTSQLPDAQAVMRQKERFLSNVAELLRHCCGQRKPPEALQAYLDTVMALRYEEKPNYRMLQTVLMSALEKYHTVPYASITF is encoded by the exons atgagtcttccaggccGGGCATTCTGTGCACTGTGGCTGGCAATGACCAATAAAAGGGTCAGCCAGAAGACCAGGAGTAGGACTTACTGGCGGTCATCGAGTTTGAGGAG AATGATCCGCTTCTGCCCGGGGTGCCGGGGGCAGATCAAGCCATCCTTCACCTTCTGCCCGTACTGCGGAGAGGTCCTGCCACAGAAGGATGATCCTGGCAGCGGCAGCTCCCCAGAGGAGTGCGGGACGGCCGGAAAAG TCCCCAGGAAGAAAAGGACCCGCCGAAGCCAAGGggtccagaggaaaaaactgaagtGGCCCACGCctgtcaccccaccccccaccacccccccGCGACCCCAGGAGAGAGTTGGGCCAGAAGCATCCCCCAGCTTCCTGGGGAAGGCCAGAG GCCAGGATGCCCACCCGAAACAGAAGCCTGTCAAAATATTGTCCCCGGCGTCTGTCGGGAAGCTCAAGGTGCTGACAGACAAGGATGGCCAAAGCTGGAGCCTGGGGGCACCGGTGCCCAGCAGCGAGAACGGGATGCTCTTTGAAG CCGTGTCGGCCTCTGAAACCACCTTTCCGAAGCAAAGATTTTCCCTCAAACTA GACTTGAAAAGTGGACGCCTCTTCCATGAGCAGAACTTCTTCCAGAGAGcagtgaaggagaaagaag TGCACAAATGGAAGAAGTCACACCTCATACCCTTCTTGGCTGTGCCAGCATGCACCAGCTTCGGCCTGCACCAGGACACCTATAG GTTCCTCGTGTTCCCCGACCTGGGAAGAAGCCTTCAGTCCATACTGGATGACCGCCCCAGGAGCGTTCTGACAGAGAAGACGGGGCTTCACATCCTGTTCAGATTG GTGGACGCCCTGGAATTCATCCATGAGAATGAGTACGTCCATGGTAACGTCTCCACAGAGAACATCTTTGTGAATCCGGACACTCTCGGCCAG GTCACCCTGGCTGGCTACAGCTTTGTGTTCCGCTACTGCCCGGGGGGGAACCACGTGCCGTATGTGGAGCAAAAAAGAGCCCCTCACCAAGGAACCCTGGAATTCATCAGCCTGGATCTGCACAAGGGCACAG ATCCCTCGCGCCGGAGCGACATGCAGGCCCTCGGCTATTGTCTTCTGAAGTGGCTCCACGGGGCCCTGCCCTGGACCAGTCAGCTTCCCGATGCTCAGGCAGTCATGAGGCAGAAGGAGAG GTTCCTGAGCAATGTGGCTGAGCTCCTGAGGCACTGCTGTGGCCAAAGAAAGCCCCCAG AAGCTCTGCAGGCCTACCTGGACACAGTGATGGCTCTCCGGTATGAAGAGAAGCCCAACTACAGGATGCTGCAGACAGTCTTGATGTCAGCTCTTGAAAAATACCACACTGTACCCTACGCCTCCATCACCTTCTAG
- the VRK3 gene encoding inactive serine/threonine-protein kinase VRK3 isoform X1 has translation MGPCSAQIKAQAKSAAAPRLCRDHRAQQPGALPPSTLQNRMSWLGKGPCSTPEHRMIRFCPGCRGQIKPSFTFCPYCGEVLPQKDDPGSGSSPEECGTAGKVPRKKRTRRSQGVQRKKLKWPTPVTPPPTTPPRPQERVGPEASPSFLGKARGQDAHPKQKPVKILSPASVGKLKVLTDKDGQSWSLGAPVPSSENGMLFEAVSASETTFPKQRFSLKLDLKSGRLFHEQNFFQRAVKEKEVHKWKKSHLIPFLAVPACTSFGLHQDTYRFLVFPDLGRSLQSILDDRPRSVLTEKTGLHILFRLVDALEFIHENEYVHGNVSTENIFVNPDTLGQVTLAGYSFVFRYCPGGNHVPYVEQKRAPHQGTLEFISLDLHKGTDPSRRSDMQALGYCLLKWLHGALPWTSQLPDAQAVMRQKERFLSNVAELLRHCCGQRKPPEALQAYLDTVMALRYEEKPNYRMLQTVLMSALEKYHTVPYASITF, from the exons ATGGGTCCCTGCTCAGCCCAAATTAAGGCCCAAGCAAAGTCTGCAGCTGCTCCCAGACTGTGCCGGGACCACAGGGCACAACAGCCTGGGgcactccctccctccaccctgcaGAACAGGATGTCGTGGCTGGGAAAAGGCCCCTGCAGCACACCTGAGCACAG AATGATCCGCTTCTGCCCGGGGTGCCGGGGGCAGATCAAGCCATCCTTCACCTTCTGCCCGTACTGCGGAGAGGTCCTGCCACAGAAGGATGATCCTGGCAGCGGCAGCTCCCCAGAGGAGTGCGGGACGGCCGGAAAAG TCCCCAGGAAGAAAAGGACCCGCCGAAGCCAAGGggtccagaggaaaaaactgaagtGGCCCACGCctgtcaccccaccccccaccacccccccGCGACCCCAGGAGAGAGTTGGGCCAGAAGCATCCCCCAGCTTCCTGGGGAAGGCCAGAG GCCAGGATGCCCACCCGAAACAGAAGCCTGTCAAAATATTGTCCCCGGCGTCTGTCGGGAAGCTCAAGGTGCTGACAGACAAGGATGGCCAAAGCTGGAGCCTGGGGGCACCGGTGCCCAGCAGCGAGAACGGGATGCTCTTTGAAG CCGTGTCGGCCTCTGAAACCACCTTTCCGAAGCAAAGATTTTCCCTCAAACTA GACTTGAAAAGTGGACGCCTCTTCCATGAGCAGAACTTCTTCCAGAGAGcagtgaaggagaaagaag TGCACAAATGGAAGAAGTCACACCTCATACCCTTCTTGGCTGTGCCAGCATGCACCAGCTTCGGCCTGCACCAGGACACCTATAG GTTCCTCGTGTTCCCCGACCTGGGAAGAAGCCTTCAGTCCATACTGGATGACCGCCCCAGGAGCGTTCTGACAGAGAAGACGGGGCTTCACATCCTGTTCAGATTG GTGGACGCCCTGGAATTCATCCATGAGAATGAGTACGTCCATGGTAACGTCTCCACAGAGAACATCTTTGTGAATCCGGACACTCTCGGCCAG GTCACCCTGGCTGGCTACAGCTTTGTGTTCCGCTACTGCCCGGGGGGGAACCACGTGCCGTATGTGGAGCAAAAAAGAGCCCCTCACCAAGGAACCCTGGAATTCATCAGCCTGGATCTGCACAAGGGCACAG ATCCCTCGCGCCGGAGCGACATGCAGGCCCTCGGCTATTGTCTTCTGAAGTGGCTCCACGGGGCCCTGCCCTGGACCAGTCAGCTTCCCGATGCTCAGGCAGTCATGAGGCAGAAGGAGAG GTTCCTGAGCAATGTGGCTGAGCTCCTGAGGCACTGCTGTGGCCAAAGAAAGCCCCCAG AAGCTCTGCAGGCCTACCTGGACACAGTGATGGCTCTCCGGTATGAAGAGAAGCCCAACTACAGGATGCTGCAGACAGTCTTGATGTCAGCTCTTGAAAAATACCACACTGTACCCTACGCCTCCATCACCTTCTAG
- the VRK3 gene encoding inactive serine/threonine-protein kinase VRK3 isoform X4 codes for MGPCSAQIKAQAKSAAAPRLCRDHRAQQPGALPPSTLQNRMSWLGKGPCSTPEHRMIRFCPGCRGQIKPSFTFCPYCGEVLPQKDDPGSGSSPEECGTAGKVPRKKRTRRSQGVQRKKLKWPTPVTPPPTTPPRPQERVGPEASPSFLGKARGQDAHPKQKPVKILSPASVGKLKVLTDKDGQSWSLGAPVPSSENGMLFEAVSASETTFPKQRFSLKLDLKSGRLFHEQNFFQRAVKEKEVHKWKKSHLIPFLAVPACTSFGLHQDTYRFLVFPDLGRSLQSILDDRPRSVLTEKTGLHILFRLVDALEFIHENEYVHGNVSTENIFVNPDTLGQVLQPRLTRLVSRHLVLPWDRGRAQASEPWDPPGDLGQAPSQLARFLLQQTHGLDLSVSEAPGRLVPGTSLVPAIPDVAWWWEHWHADSGPLAPHRHAKDAINPLGRLSWRVC; via the exons ATGGGTCCCTGCTCAGCCCAAATTAAGGCCCAAGCAAAGTCTGCAGCTGCTCCCAGACTGTGCCGGGACCACAGGGCACAACAGCCTGGGgcactccctccctccaccctgcaGAACAGGATGTCGTGGCTGGGAAAAGGCCCCTGCAGCACACCTGAGCACAG AATGATCCGCTTCTGCCCGGGGTGCCGGGGGCAGATCAAGCCATCCTTCACCTTCTGCCCGTACTGCGGAGAGGTCCTGCCACAGAAGGATGATCCTGGCAGCGGCAGCTCCCCAGAGGAGTGCGGGACGGCCGGAAAAG TCCCCAGGAAGAAAAGGACCCGCCGAAGCCAAGGggtccagaggaaaaaactgaagtGGCCCACGCctgtcaccccaccccccaccacccccccGCGACCCCAGGAGAGAGTTGGGCCAGAAGCATCCCCCAGCTTCCTGGGGAAGGCCAGAG GCCAGGATGCCCACCCGAAACAGAAGCCTGTCAAAATATTGTCCCCGGCGTCTGTCGGGAAGCTCAAGGTGCTGACAGACAAGGATGGCCAAAGCTGGAGCCTGGGGGCACCGGTGCCCAGCAGCGAGAACGGGATGCTCTTTGAAG CCGTGTCGGCCTCTGAAACCACCTTTCCGAAGCAAAGATTTTCCCTCAAACTA GACTTGAAAAGTGGACGCCTCTTCCATGAGCAGAACTTCTTCCAGAGAGcagtgaaggagaaagaag TGCACAAATGGAAGAAGTCACACCTCATACCCTTCTTGGCTGTGCCAGCATGCACCAGCTTCGGCCTGCACCAGGACACCTATAG GTTCCTCGTGTTCCCCGACCTGGGAAGAAGCCTTCAGTCCATACTGGATGACCGCCCCAGGAGCGTTCTGACAGAGAAGACGGGGCTTCACATCCTGTTCAGATTG GTGGACGCCCTGGAATTCATCCATGAGAATGAGTACGTCCATGGTAACGTCTCCACAGAGAACATCTTTGTGAATCCGGACACTCTCGGCCAG GTGCTTCAGCCACGCCTCACACGGCTGGTCTCCAGGCACTTGGTTCTGCCTTGGGACAGGGGAAGAGCACAGGCCTCGGAGCCCTGGGACCCGCCAGGGGATCTCGGACAAGCCCCCTCCCAGCTGGCCCGTTTCCTCCTCCAGCAAACACATGGGTTGGACTTGAGTGTCTCTGAAGCCCCAGGTCGGCTCGTGCCCGGTACCTCTTTAGTGCCCGCTATTCCAGACGTCGCCTGGTGGTGGGAGCATTGGCATGCTGATTCTGGACCACTGGCTCCTCATCGTCACGCCAAAGATGCCATAAACCCTTTGGGTCGCCTATCATGGCGTGTCTGTTAG